Proteins encoded in a region of the Vicia villosa cultivar HV-30 ecotype Madison, WI linkage group LG5, Vvil1.0, whole genome shotgun sequence genome:
- the LOC131606204 gene encoding dirigent protein 22-like — protein MSSQHFLTFFFFLLLSSTTLTSSTPSPQNDNDNTFDFARPIDRKLLGLNKKEKLSHFKFYWHDILNGKNPSSVQILSPSNNSSTYFGSINMIDNPLTLRPELSSKLVGKAQGFYASASQAEFGLLMAMNFAFVEGKYNGSTITILGRNPAMHKVREMPVVGGSGLFRFARGYAQASTYSFDMKSGNACVEYNVYVFHY, from the coding sequence ATGTCTTCCCAACATTTCCtcactttcttcttcttccttctcctcTCCTCCACCACCCTCACTTCCTCAACACCATCACCACAAAATGATAATGATAACACTTTTGATTTTGCTCGTCCTATAGATCGCAAGTTGTTAGGCCtaaacaagaaagaaaaactAAGCCATTTCAAATTCTATTGGCATGACATTTTGAATGGAAAAAACCCATCTTCAGTTCAAATTCTTTCACCATCTAATAACTCATCCACTTATTTTGGTTCAATCAACATGATTGACAACCCTTTGACTTTAAGACCAGAACTGAGTTCTAAGCTTGTTGGAAAAGCTCAAGGCTTCTATGCATCTGCTTCACAGGCTGAGTTTGGTTTACTCATGGCTATGAACTTTGCTTTTGTTGAAGGGAAGTATAATGGAAGTACTATTACTATCTTGGGGAGGAATCCTGCTATGCATAAGGTTAGAGAGATGCCTGTTGTTGGTGGGAGTGGACTCTTCAGATTTGCTAGAGGATATGCTCAAGCTAGTACTTACTCGTTTGATATGAAATCTGGGAATGCTTGTGTTGAGTACAATGTTTATGTTTTTCATTATTGA